Sequence from the Nocardioides exalbidus genome:
GCGCCGACGTCGAGGTAGTCGAGGTTGACCCGGCCGTCGGTGGGCCCGTTGGCGGCCGGGACGGCGTACGAGATCGTGTTGCTGCCCTGCGCGAGCTCGACCGAGTCGACCACGGTGCTCCACTGGTTCCACGCGCCGGTGTTGGGGAGCGAGAGCTGCTCCGGAGCGCCACCGTTGACCGACACGTCGAGGGTCTTGACCAGGTTGGGCGAGGGGTGCGGCCCGTTGGCGTACCCGAGGGTCAGGGCGTGCTCGCCGGCCTCGGCGGCGTCGACGGTGAAGGTGACCTTCGCGCCGGCGCTCTCCATCCCGCCGACGTAGCCGCTGCCGCTGAACCCGGCGTGCTCGGTCTGCACGGCGGCGCCGCCGGACCTGGCCGCCGCCTCGGCCTCGTAGCGCGTCGAGGTCGGGGGGAGGACCTGGGCGTAGTCGAGGTTCACGTGCCCGTCGTCGCCCTGGACCTTCTCCAGGCGCAGCGTGCTCGGGCCGGCCGGGAGGTCGACCTGGACGGTGTGGGTGCCCCACGTCTTCCAGCTGCCGGTCGGCGGCAGCCCGATCTGCGTGCGCTCGCCGTTGACGAACATGCTGAGCGTCTTGGTGACGGGGTCGGGGCTCGGGTTCGGGCCGTTGGCGTAGCCGATCGTGACGTCGTAGGTCCCGGCCTCGTCGACCACGACCTGCACCTCGGTGCCGGAGCCGACGTCGCCCATCCCGGCGACGAAGCCGCTGCCGCTGTAGCCCTCGTGCTCGGTCTGGATGCTCGCGCCCCCGAGCAGCTCGCCGTCCTCGAGCTCGTAGAGGCCGAACGGCGCCGGCTCGGGCTCTGGCTCGACGTAGCCCGGGTAGGTGTTGAGGGTGTACCAGGCCTCGGTGCTCCACAGCGTCTCACCGGACGCCGCGGAGAACGGACGGGGCGAGCGCAGGTGCACGACGCGGCCGGGCTTCATCCCGGCCACGGCCAGCCGCACCGTCCTCCCGTCGGGCGAGGCGGTCGAGCTGGTGACCTCGAGGGTCTCCTCGTTGAGCTTGGGGCCGCCGTACTGCGCGGTCGGGCGGTAGCGCCACTGCTTCAGCTGGTAGGCGTCGGCGAGTCCGGCGAGGGTCTCGGCCGACAGCGGCTTGGTGTACTCGATCTCGAAGCCGCCCTCGACGACGTCCATCGACAGCATGTCGAAGGGCACGGTGCCGTTGAGGTCGAGCTTCTGCAGGCCGTACCGGAGCTTGCCGGTCTGGCCCCAGTTGCCGCCGGCGCCGAGCCCGCCGACGATCAGCTGGCCGTCCTCACCGGCGAGGACGCGGCTGACACCGGCCTCGAGGCCCTGGCTGGAGCGGAAGAGCGCTCCCTGGTAGCTGCCACCGACCTTCTCGAGGTCGGCCCGCTGCAGGCCGCCGTAGGTGACGTCGCCGATGAACATCTGGCCGGCGTACGGCCCGCCCTCGACCATGATCGGCGTGCTCGGCGAGTTGGCGATCTCGTTCTGCGGCATCCACAGGACCGGCTGGGTGACGGGCTGGTCGTCAAACTCGCCGGGGGTGCCGTCGGGGCCGGTCGTGAAGTGGTTGTAGAACTCCCCGGGCTTGATCTGGATCAGCTTGTTGGCCGGCAGCCAGCCACCCTGGTTGTCGGTCACGAAGATCTCGCCCTCGGGGCCCCAGCCCATCCCGTGCGGTGTGCGGAGACCGCCGGCGACGTAGTCGATCGCGCCGGTCTCCTTGTCGACGGTGATGTGGGTGCCGCGGTGGTGCGAGCCCTGCGGCACGGTGGTGGCACCGCCGAGGTTGATGGAGACCGACAGGTTGAGGTGGAACTTGCCGTCGGCGTAGAGCATGCCGAAGCCGAACTCGTGGAAGTTGCCGTCGAACGGGTAGGTCGCGATGACGTCCTTGCCCTCGAAGACGCCGTCGGCGTCGGCGTCGACGAGCCGCACCAGGCCGGTCTTCTCGGAGACGTAGACGTCACCGTCGACGACCGTGATGCCCTGCGGCTCCTTCAGCCCCTCCGCGACGCGGACCCGCGTGACGTCGGCCGGGGAGGCGGCGTCGCGGACGCCGGAGAGCCGGTGCAGCTCGCCGAGCGAGACGTTGCCCTGGTCGTTGCCGTTGCCGCCCCAGGTCAGCACCAGCAGGTCGTCGCCGTCCCACCCGAGGCCGGTGACCTGCGGCTCGAAGCCCTGCGGCCGCAGGTCGGTGAGCGTGTAGGCCGGGTTGACCGAGTCGAGCTGCAGGCCGTCGCCGGCCGACTCGTCCTGGCCCTCGCACTGCTTGAAGCCGGGCGCCGTGACGCGGGTGACGTCGGCCTCGGTGCTGAGCACGGAGCTCGGGACGAGCGTGAACGCCGTCTCGCCCGGCTTGCGCCACTGCAGGGTGAGGCGCTCGCCGTTGGTCGCCTCGAAGTAGTTGATCCGCAGCGAGTGCACCCCGGACGCCAGCGTGACGGACCCGTCCATCGCGGTGTCACCGTGGAGTCCGTCGTGGTCGACGACGAGCTCGTCGTCGATGAGGAGCTCGGAGCCGTCGTCGCTGATCAGCCGGAACATGTAGGTGCCGGCCGTGTCGATCGTGAGGTTGGCCAGCACGTGGACCAGGAAGTTGTCCTGCAGGCCGCCGAAGTCGGCCGGGCTGCTCCAGTCGACGGTCGGCTTGAGCTGGTCGACGTTGGGCGTCTGCGCGGCCTTGATCGTGCAGAGCGAGGAGATCGACTGCCCGAGCTGGAAGGCGCGCATGGTCACCCCCGGCTCGTCACCGGGGGGCACGGCGATCGCCGCGACGCCGACTCCGGCCACGAGGACTCCGGACACGGCGGCCGCGATGGCGCGGATCCGCCCGCGAGCAGGCTGGGGGGACTTCGACACCGGGACGACCTCCTGGGACCCCGGACGCACGCCGGGACGGATGTGACGTCGATCACCGTAGGGCCAATCAGTCGGTTTGTGAACAACTTTTGTCTGGTCATCGCCAAAAGGACGAGGCGTCACTACAGTCACCACGTGCTCGAGGGTCTGGGACGCCGGCTGCACCGGTGGCGGAGAGGGGTGCTCGCGACGTGGGCGGGTGTCGTGGTCCTCGGTGGCGTGCTCGGCGGTGGCGTCTTCGACCTCGCCACGACTCCCGAACCGGTGCGTCCGGACGCCGAGTCCGCGCTGGTCGAGCGGAGCCTCGAGACCGCCGACCCCGAGGGTGAGCGGGTGGTCGCGGTGCTCAGCGGCCGCGACGTGATGGCGGTCGAGCTCGTCGACCAGGCGAGCCGCGTCCTGCACGGGGTGCGGGAGCTCACCGGCGTCCACGAGGTGCGGGACCCGTGGACCACCGGCGCCCGGGACCTGGTGGCGCCGACCGGGTCGGGCACGGTCGTCA
This genomic interval carries:
- a CDS encoding family 16 glycoside hydrolase; this translates as MSKSPQPARGRIRAIAAAVSGVLVAGVGVAAIAVPPGDEPGVTMRAFQLGQSISSLCTIKAAQTPNVDQLKPTVDWSSPADFGGLQDNFLVHVLANLTIDTAGTYMFRLISDDGSELLIDDELVVDHDGLHGDTAMDGSVTLASGVHSLRINYFEATNGERLTLQWRKPGETAFTLVPSSVLSTEADVTRVTAPGFKQCEGQDESAGDGLQLDSVNPAYTLTDLRPQGFEPQVTGLGWDGDDLLVLTWGGNGNDQGNVSLGELHRLSGVRDAASPADVTRVRVAEGLKEPQGITVVDGDVYVSEKTGLVRLVDADADGVFEGKDVIATYPFDGNFHEFGFGMLYADGKFHLNLSVSINLGGATTVPQGSHHRGTHITVDKETGAIDYVAGGLRTPHGMGWGPEGEIFVTDNQGGWLPANKLIQIKPGEFYNHFTTGPDGTPGEFDDQPVTQPVLWMPQNEIANSPSTPIMVEGGPYAGQMFIGDVTYGGLQRADLEKVGGSYQGALFRSSQGLEAGVSRVLAGEDGQLIVGGLGAGGNWGQTGKLRYGLQKLDLNGTVPFDMLSMDVVEGGFEIEYTKPLSAETLAGLADAYQLKQWRYRPTAQYGGPKLNEETLEVTSSTASPDGRTVRLAVAGMKPGRVVHLRSPRPFSAASGETLWSTEAWYTLNTYPGYVEPEPEPAPFGLYELEDGELLGGASIQTEHEGYSGSGFVAGMGDVGSGTEVQVVVDEAGTYDVTIGYANGPNPSPDPVTKTLSMFVNGERTQIGLPPTGSWKTWGTHTVQVDLPAGPSTLRLEKVQGDDGHVNLDYAQVLPPTSTRYEAEAAARSGGAAVQTEHAGFSGSGYVGGMESAGAKVTFTVDAAEAGEHALTLGYANGPHPSPNLVKTLDVSVNGGAPEQLSLPNTGAWNQWSTVVDSVELAQGSNTISYAVPAANGPTDGRVNLDYLDVGAAGVTCDPDQPVSPDDEFDGDRLDTCRWTTILNPAPGGLEVRYGTLRISAQSGDLSGGAVSARNMVLQPAPADGVWAATTEMSLSGTDDYLQGGLVAHTSNDNYAKLVAMRTPQGQWVLELGRRIDGQMVYSNSPPLAGAPNRLLLQMASTGTAIQGRWSVDGGTTWQSMGAGYPADGLVAPRIGVAAYNGTGSEVGVFERFTVTEPVIEPDTCEATEADPGYRMLFDGTQESLAGWNHAGPGFFTREADCTLMTNGGLGLLWHSEPLEDDYSLQLDWKLVKDDNAGVFVGFPDPGDDPWVGVDQGYEIQIDATDLPDRTTGAIYTFQGADQAARDAALHPVGQWNHYEIRVEGKRIRVYLNDTLVNDFTSPAAEAGRLTWPSYFGLQNHGNGENVYFRDVQLMELDDPEDVPATVTVTAPAEVETGKTATVEVEVTSQAQSTPTGEVTLTVDGEALAPVDLEDGTATFEVGPVATEGTVSLAAAYAGDVAHEPGQGSTTMAVKAPAGPTTGPTPTTDPGPTPQQPQPTTPVGPVGPTPSVGVGGGGKVDAVPDRRRASVVLQCGATDCEGRAVLRTKGGKKLGAGAFDLDAREKRKVVVKLNARARALLDRRKVVGAVLVVRFEDGPTQRLRVRLKR